The proteins below come from a single Mytilus edulis chromosome 5, xbMytEdul2.2, whole genome shotgun sequence genomic window:
- the LOC139523359 gene encoding sex peptide receptor-like, which produces MTENATGNPNGTPPFMNLKMMTPIEYAVPINGYFSPILICFTVVTNILVVVVLLKKHMRTPTNAILAGMAVSDMFTGLIPLPVFIYFFSLGNYREKVPLNWCVIYVYFGEYIPTIFHTASIWLTMALAIQRYIYICHSFQARKWCTMQNVLLGTAIIYAIATLAQVSRFLEEEYIDFPAPSNVNPNVTVNACVRMLKPWVRNHMDLYYNVYFWFRVICIHLIPCTFLVVLNALLILTMRQAQIRRMQLLKQNKKSESRKLKDSNCTTLMLVAVVGLFLLVEFPMGIIMILNIVQNTFEHVNICDDRTFAIMSLMSNFFILLSYPLNFFIYCGMSRQFRETFKRMFIGGSMPIDRECSQYMTLPIENGNKTQMTVGGGETVL; this is translated from the coding sequence ATGACGGAAAATGCAACAGGAAACCCGAACGGAACGCCGCCATTCATGAATCTAAAGATGATGACGCCTATTGAATATGCCGTACCAATAAACGGATACTTTTCACCGATTTTGATATGCTTCACTGTGGTAACAAATATATTAGTCGTAGTGGTGCTTCTAAAGAAACATATGCGTACCCCAACAAATGCAATTCTCGCCGGAATGGCTGTGTCCGACATGTTTACTGGACTTATCCCTTTAccagtattcatttattttttttcacttggAAATTATAGGGAAAAGGTGCCATTGAACTGGTGCGTTATCTACGTGTATTTCGGAGAATATATTCCAACAATATTCCACACGGCATCAATATGGCTGACAATGGCGTTGGCAATTCAgcgatatatttatatttgtcattcttTCCAAGCCCGTAAATGGTGTACAATGCAAAACGTTTTATTAGGAACCGCAATTATATATGCTATTGCAACTTTAGCACAGGTTTCGCGGTTCCTAGAAGAGGAGTATATAGATTTTCCAGCTCCCTCAAATGTAAACCCGAATGTAACTGTAAATGCATGTGTTAGAATGCTTAAACCCTGGGTTAGGAATCACATGGATCTTTATTACAATGTATACTTCTGGTTCCGAGTCATATGTATTCATCTGATACCCTGTACATTTTTAGTAGTCCTTAATGCTCTGTTAATATTAACAATGCGACAGGCACAAATTAGAAGGATGCAGttgttaaaacaaaacaaaaagagtGAGTCCAGAAAGCTTAAAGACAGCAACTGTACAACTTTAATGCTGGTTGCTGTTGTCGGATTGTTTCTATTGGTTGAATTTCCAATGGGAATTATCATGATACTAAACATTGTTCAAAATACATTCGAGCATGTTAATATTTGTGATGATAGGACCTTCGCCATTATGTCACTTATGTCCAATTTCTTCATTTTGCTAAGTTATCctctgaatttttttatttattgtggaaTGAGCCGACAGTTTCGAGAAACATTCAAGAGAATGTTCATTGGCGGGAGTATGCCAATAGACCGGGAATGCTCTCAGTATATGACGCTTCCAATCGAAAACGGAAACAAGACTCAGATGACGGTAGGAGGAGGAGAAACTGTTCTGTGA